A portion of the Choristoneura fumiferana chromosome 6, NRCan_CFum_1, whole genome shotgun sequence genome contains these proteins:
- the LOC141428727 gene encoding lipase member I-like has protein sequence MKLYVILLLVCITYAQAWGRGDLEKYGPFQLALQSNLIKCNHDKTLDLDVSGINVYFYDFTKNEVKTFLINDAADGILAIPDLNILRRFIIFVPGYRSNINKSTEQRVRDTFRDFPNSYLIILDHSPYTNDKPSNIKGYERSVQYVYYIGKALADMLTGLKKGGITPKNMHCVGHSLGGQMLGYTGQIFFENTRDKLWRVTALDPAGPCFSKSLIEDQVRAGVAEYVEVYHCNAGGLGTTSVLADIDFFLNKKGQSQPNCGTPLIPGIFDSSKAAKCSHKTCVQVWTATVKHPDWFLAWRCDSYKMFKDGQCSGNEVTLAGFWNPGNATGVYYFSTEGYDLDLDE, from the exons ATGAAATTATACGTTATTTTGCTGCTTGTGTGTATCACTTATGCCCAGGCGTGGGGGAGGGGGGACTTGGAGAAATACGGACCTTTTCAACTGGCTTTGCAATCTAATCTCAttaaat GCAATCACGACAAAACTCTCGATCTCGACGTGAGCGGAATCAACGTCTACTTCTACGACTTCACAAAGAACGAGGTCAAGACCTTTCTCATCAACGACGCCGCTGATGGCATCCTGGCCATCCCAGATCTCAACATCTTGAGGCGATTCATCATCTTCGTCCCAGGCTATAGATCCAACATCAACAAAAGCACAGAACAACGCGTGCGGGATACCTTTAGAGACTTCCCGAACAGCTACTTAATCATCCTCGACCATTCCCCATACACCAACGATAAGCCAAGCAACATAAAGGGCTACGAAAGATCAGTCCAGTATGTTTACTACATCGGAAAAGCATTAGCTGACATGCTTACAGGCTTAAAAAAAGGAGGCATAACTCCTAAAAACATGCACTGTGTTGGCCACAGCCTCGGAGGGCAAATGCTTGGCTACACAGGACAAATCTTCTTTGAGAATACTAGAGACAAATTATGGAGGGTGACAGCTTTGGATCCTGCTGGTCCTTGCTTCTCCAAAAGCCTTATCGAAGATCAAGTTAGAGCTGGAGTTGCAGAATACGTAGAAGTATACCATTGCAATGCCGGTGGGTTAGGAACTACAAGCGTTTTAGCTGATATAGACttctttttgaataaaaaaggcCAGTCCCAACCGAATTGTGGTACACCTTTAATTCCTGGTATTTTCGACTCCTCTAAAGCAGCTAAGTGTAGTCATAAGACGTGTGTCCAGGTTTGGACAGCGACGGTGAAACACCCTGACTGGTTTCTGGCCTGGAGATGTGACTCCTATAAGATGTTCAAGGATGGTCAGTGCTCAGGCAATGAGGTGACCCTTGCTGGTTTCTGGAATCCTGGTAATGCTACTGgagtatattatttttctactgAAGGATACGACCTAGATTTAGATGAATGA
- the LOC141429265 gene encoding ommochrome-binding protein-like translates to MKQIVLIISVAFVFADEKNPDTECEQVLVHGKYHKKDVLAGGIDLPYQLSIYKPEHKIFFSYNVGKQEEDTFKLGYIEKDKKNFTEISKVKNGFASAVDEANHHVYLGGSKGIYKYHQKKKEEAVHQIISGHNIWYMFFKSHYLYFIEFPSQKLYKYDTGEKEATPKHQTHITEKIYQFVIDKDDDQFITTDKGLFGIKNDTAERIHYSKEKLFRGAALNNHGEAYFCGNHSIYVVNKQSHNLEEIANIRNVFGITFDGENNIIYSDPDEIVKLVPGTCELL, encoded by the exons ATGAAACAAATTGTATTAATTATTTCTGTGGCTTTTGTCTTTGCTGACGAGAAAAATCCTGATACTGAATGTGAACAAGTTTTGGTCCACGGTAAATACCATAAAAAGGATGTTTTGGCTGGCGGAATAGATCTACCTTACCAACTGTCTATTTATAAACCGGAACATAAAATTTTCTTCAGTTACAACGTCGGGAAACAAGAAGAAGATACATTCAAACTTGGCTATATTGAAAAAGATAAGAAGAATTTCACGGAAATATCGAAAGTAAAGAATGGCTTTGCTTCAGCGGTGGACGAGGCGAACCATCACGTGTACCTAGGAGGCAGTAAGGGCATTTACAAGTACCAccaaaagaagaaagaagaagcaGTGCATCAAATAATAAGCGGCCATAACATTTGGTATATGTTCTTCAAAAGTCATTATCTCTACTTTATTGAATTTCCTTCTCAAAAACTTTACAAGTATGATACTGGTGAAAAAGAAGCAACCCCCAAACATCAGACACATATTACAGAGAAGATTTACCAATTCGTTATTGACAAAGATGATGATCAATTTATAACGACCGACAAAGGTCTGTTCGGGATCAAAAACGATACAGCAGAACGTATCCATTATTCTAAAGAAAAACTTTTCCGTGGAGCAGCATTGAATAATCACGGAGAAGCTTACTTTTGTGGTAATCATTCCATTTATGTTGTCAATAAACAAAGCCACAATTTAGAGGAAATTGCGAACATACGTAACGTATTTGGTATAACATTCGAtg gtgaaaacaatattatttactCCGACCCTGATGAAATAGTCAAATTGGTTCCGGGAACGTGCGAGTTACTATAG
- the LOC141428728 gene encoding pancreatic triacylglycerol lipase-like, with protein sequence MKIISIIVCVLFFEVNADWGTFHTILYSDYITCDHDKTLNKDVSQLQVYFYDFKNNFNMTYPISTAASDITSSFNLDVTRRLIFFVPGFKSNINRKAEELMRQTFRDVPNTYLIIIDHSAYTSVTGGKAESYSRSVSYVYYIGAVLGRFLADLRAKGFPSSKIHCVGHSLGSQMLGYAGSAYLNITSEKVWRITGIDPAGPCFSNSFIEDQIRSGLAEYVEVYHCNAGGLGTTSVLADADFFLNKGNKQPDCSSGVIPVKGDSDQAKCSHKACIRMWAKTVHLPGAYLAWSCSSYKSFSEGRCAANEVTIAGYSNPGNATGVFYASTDGYGI encoded by the exons ATGAAGATTATTTCTATAATagtgtgtgttttgtttttcgaaGTAAACGCGGATTGGGGGACGTTTCACACCATTTTGTATTCGGATTATATTACAT GTGACCACGACAAAACGCTCAACAAAGATGTCAGCCAACTACAAGTATACTTCTATGACTTCAAGAACAATTTCAACATGACCTATCCAATCAGCACCGCTGCCTCTGACATCACCAGTTCCTTCAACCTGGACGTGACCCGACGTCTTATATTCTTCGTTCCCGGTTTCAAATCCAACATAAACAGGAAAGCTGAAGAGTTAATGCGTCAGACGTTCCGAGACGTACCTAATACCTACTTGATTATCATCGACCATTCCGCGTATACGTCTGTTACTGGTGGTAAAGCGGAAAGCTATAGCAGATCCGTGTCTTATGTCTACTACATTGGAGCAGTGCTGGGAAGATTCTTAGCAGATTTAAGAGCCAAAGGATTCCCTTCTTCTAAAATCCACTGCGTCGGTCACAGTTTAGGAAGCCAAATGCTGGGATATGCTGGAAGCGCTTACCTTAATATAACATCAGAGAAAGTTTGGAGAATAACTGGTATCGATCCTGCTGGTCCTTGCTTTTCTAACAGTTTTATCGAAGACCAAATACGCTCGGGTTTGGCGGAGTATGTCGAGGTATACCACTGTAATGCTGGTGGCTTAGGGACTACCAGCGTATTAGCTGATGCGGACTTCTTTCTGAACAAGGGTAACAAGCAACCTGATTGCAGTAGTGGAGTTATCCCGGTGAAAGGCGATTCTGATCAGGCCAAGTGTAGTCATAAAGCGTGTATTAGGATGTGGGCTAAGACTGTTCACCTACCAGGTGCATACTTGGCGTGGTCTTGCAGCTCTTATAAGTCATTCTCTGAAGGTAGATGTGCTGCGAATGAGGTCACTATTGCAGGCTACTCCAACCCTGGTAATGCTACTGGTGTATTTTATGCTTCTACTGATGGTTACGGAATCTGA